A genomic segment from Ramlibacter agri encodes:
- a CDS encoding FkbM family methyltransferase — protein sequence MRAIQPILSRRQDGTQLLRWRGIDVLLRDTPGSNALEAIAHDFLCNRYGLDALELRPGDLVLDVGAHVGAVSIFCALRWPQAVVHAYEPMPANFDNLAWALRENGVRNVLAWNEALSGDGRTLHLGASPSNSGSASAFLPGARDVHAASVSLATALRRASAARCRFLKMDCEGMEHELLRDPAVAGRADLLAVEIHASDALRAAGHDAAKLQATCRERFGERLLRSHVCDC from the coding sequence GTGCGCGCCATCCAGCCCATCCTGAGCCGCCGGCAAGACGGCACGCAGCTGCTGCGCTGGCGAGGCATCGACGTGCTGCTGCGCGACACGCCGGGCTCGAACGCACTCGAAGCGATCGCCCACGACTTCCTGTGCAACCGCTACGGCCTCGATGCCCTCGAGCTCCGGCCGGGCGACCTGGTGCTCGACGTGGGCGCACACGTGGGTGCCGTGAGCATCTTCTGCGCCCTGCGCTGGCCGCAGGCCGTCGTCCACGCGTACGAGCCCATGCCCGCGAATTTCGACAACCTCGCCTGGGCGCTGCGCGAAAACGGCGTGCGCAACGTGCTCGCCTGGAACGAGGCGCTTTCCGGCGACGGCCGGACGCTGCACCTCGGAGCCTCGCCCAGCAACAGCGGGAGCGCAAGCGCCTTTCTTCCCGGCGCTCGGGACGTTCACGCGGCTTCCGTCAGCCTCGCCACGGCGTTGCGGCGGGCGAGCGCCGCGCGCTGCCGCTTCCTCAAGATGGACTGCGAGGGCATGGAACACGAGTTGTTGCGCGATCCCGCGGTGGCCGGACGGGCCGATCTGCTGGCCGTGGAAATCCACGCTTCCGATGCGCTGCGCGCCGCGGGGCACGACGCGGCGAAGCTGCAAGCGACGTGCAGGGAACGGTTCGGGGAGCGGCTGCTGCGCAGCCACGTCTGCGACTGCTGA
- a CDS encoding acetamidase/formamidase family protein, with protein sequence MGALAGHTIHKDHIHHGWNNAFQPCLQIAPGETIEFQTVDASSGQLTRESTAADLERLDLARVNPVTGPVHIDGAEPGDALKVTVLSLRPSGWGWTGNIPGFGLLTDQFPHARLHHWNYDPGLAPAMYGPGGRVPLRPFTGTIGVAPAAPGLHSIIPPRNVGGNMDARDIAAGTELYLPIEVPGALFSVGDTHAAQGDGEVCGTAIESPIDVVLQFELVKGARLRMPRYVVPGPVTNHFDRKGYEVTTGIGPDLMQGARVAVSEMVELLASRYGYDPLDAYMLCSVCADLRISSIVDVPNWVVSYYFPRVVLE encoded by the coding sequence ATGGGCGCCCTGGCCGGCCACACGATCCACAAGGACCACATCCACCACGGCTGGAACAACGCGTTCCAGCCCTGCCTGCAGATCGCGCCGGGCGAGACCATCGAATTCCAGACGGTCGATGCGTCGTCCGGCCAGCTGACGCGCGAATCGACGGCCGCGGACCTGGAGCGGCTCGACCTCGCGCGCGTCAACCCGGTCACCGGCCCCGTCCATATCGATGGCGCCGAGCCAGGCGACGCCTTGAAGGTGACCGTGCTGTCGCTGCGTCCTTCGGGCTGGGGCTGGACCGGCAACATCCCCGGCTTCGGGCTGCTCACCGACCAGTTCCCGCACGCCCGCCTGCATCACTGGAACTACGACCCCGGCCTGGCGCCGGCCATGTACGGGCCGGGCGGCCGCGTGCCGCTGCGGCCCTTTACCGGCACGATAGGCGTCGCGCCCGCGGCTCCCGGGCTGCACAGCATCATTCCGCCGCGCAACGTGGGCGGCAACATGGACGCACGCGACATCGCCGCGGGCACCGAGCTGTACCTGCCGATCGAAGTGCCCGGCGCGCTGTTCTCGGTGGGCGACACGCATGCGGCGCAAGGCGATGGCGAGGTCTGCGGCACCGCCATCGAAAGCCCGATCGACGTGGTGCTGCAATTCGAGCTGGTGAAGGGCGCCCGCCTGCGCATGCCGCGCTACGTGGTGCCCGGGCCGGTGACGAACCACTTCGACCGCAAGGGCTACGAGGTGACCACGGGCATCGGCCCCGACCTGATGCAAGGCGCGCGCGTGGCCGTTTCGGAAATGGTCGAACTGCTCGCCAGCCGCTACGGCTACGACCCGCTCGACGCGTACATGCTGTGCAGCGTCTGCGCCGACCTTCGCATCAGCTCCATCGTCGACGTGCCCAACTGGGTGGTGTCGTACTACTTTCCGCGGGTGGTGCTCGAGTAG
- a CDS encoding helicase-related protein — translation MPETSAFHDQPASLASDLPLAHPNWVVYEQVAFFAGMVASSAEVPAKLRATLRSLWRTPATPEIEALVDAAAADAGFQAEFVRNGGDAQVAACLGLLHALAALGEHARPVELLGELKLAGEQLAAALASGEVGQPKLWRPEERAERLRQLQGDAPGLSKEERKQLRLAQEREAQRVRDERATQAREAEEARVAQVARELRAWILAQGVSPERFAIEAFDQLQSGQLRRDFQDVHGVPPSPSALRRVFELAPAVHEQLAAHQAALERRAREQKLAQRQWEQSLVGQDEAMELLAVLRAELDEWTALQRVPVASHRTVRKGGRESLHVLFDPVVLKALSGEQIAAWRAADMETLPPEDRSTRARGIARIQARQRLAAAIEATKAAHHCDVREQEDGDLHCFKAASVPVMVAVAPDEVQAWPAVVLLQASVPVPRTAADVGNLQARVGAFFAAEKLASMGQAIADAVTDLVAEYANALSAAQRLELLAGLKQSLAKGLRQQDVANDLKNALVASVSQLLRRIEEERAQDLVRLKDYPQAFPVARALDRTIHFRLGPTNSGKTHDALEALKKAASGVYLAPLRLLAMEIRDRLVAQGIPCNLLTGEEHDRMEGAQHTACTVEMMNPEHEVEVAVVDEIQMLLDPGRGWAWTSALVGAPARDVYVCGADTVHQRCVEVLDAIGERHETVVLERKTPLVLENGPVDSRRGRRHADAGLQPGDAVIAFSRKDVLTLSARYREQGLSVATIYGALAPEVRRTESERFASGEADVVVATDAIGMGLNLPVRRVIFSTVHKFDGVQTRALNAAEVQQIAGRAGRFGMHDEGRVSALDREDLPHVRRMLVEAQPRMRSALAIAPSPWHVDALAQLLGTQQVAPILSYFASRIAAKGSLFETAALEEQLGLARVVDRMAGKLALADKFTFSCAPISHDKENELAYFETCLLAFVKGRTLQLPRPAGWLRDREPGFLEEAEFLSKDVSLYAWLSYKFPQVYRDGEAVPELRERLSRYIERELLRQNGFGMTAKEAFRSRQRR, via the coding sequence ATGCCCGAGACCTCCGCGTTCCACGACCAACCCGCCTCCCTCGCGTCCGACCTGCCGCTGGCCCACCCCAACTGGGTGGTCTACGAGCAAGTGGCTTTCTTCGCGGGGATGGTCGCGTCCTCCGCGGAAGTGCCTGCCAAGCTGCGCGCCACCTTGCGCAGCCTCTGGCGCACGCCCGCCACGCCCGAAATCGAGGCGCTGGTCGATGCAGCTGCCGCGGACGCCGGCTTCCAGGCGGAGTTCGTCCGCAACGGCGGCGATGCGCAGGTGGCCGCCTGCCTGGGTCTGCTCCACGCGCTGGCGGCCCTGGGCGAGCATGCGCGGCCGGTGGAACTGCTGGGCGAGCTGAAGCTGGCCGGCGAGCAGCTGGCCGCTGCGTTGGCCTCCGGCGAGGTAGGCCAGCCCAAACTCTGGCGGCCCGAGGAGCGGGCTGAACGCCTGAGGCAGTTGCAGGGTGACGCGCCGGGCCTCAGCAAGGAAGAGCGCAAGCAGTTGCGCCTGGCGCAGGAGCGCGAGGCGCAGCGCGTCCGGGACGAACGGGCCACGCAAGCGCGCGAGGCGGAGGAAGCACGCGTCGCGCAGGTCGCGCGTGAGTTGCGGGCGTGGATCCTCGCGCAGGGCGTGAGCCCGGAACGCTTCGCCATCGAAGCCTTCGACCAGCTGCAGTCCGGGCAACTCCGGCGCGACTTCCAGGACGTGCACGGCGTGCCCCCCTCGCCGAGCGCCCTGCGCAGGGTTTTCGAGCTGGCCCCGGCGGTGCACGAACAGCTGGCCGCCCACCAGGCGGCGCTGGAACGCCGCGCGCGCGAGCAGAAGCTGGCGCAGCGCCAGTGGGAGCAGAGCCTCGTCGGCCAGGACGAAGCCATGGAGCTGCTGGCCGTGCTGCGTGCCGAGCTCGATGAGTGGACGGCGCTGCAACGGGTGCCGGTGGCCTCGCACCGGACCGTGCGCAAAGGCGGCCGGGAGAGCCTGCACGTCCTGTTCGACCCGGTGGTGCTGAAGGCGCTCTCCGGGGAGCAGATTGCCGCCTGGCGCGCGGCGGACATGGAAACGCTGCCGCCGGAAGACCGGTCGACCCGCGCGCGCGGCATCGCCAGGATCCAGGCGCGCCAGCGCCTGGCGGCGGCCATCGAGGCGACCAAGGCGGCGCACCACTGCGACGTGCGCGAGCAGGAAGACGGCGACCTCCATTGCTTCAAGGCCGCGAGCGTGCCGGTGATGGTCGCGGTGGCGCCCGACGAGGTCCAGGCCTGGCCGGCGGTCGTCCTGCTGCAGGCCAGCGTGCCGGTGCCCCGGACCGCGGCCGACGTGGGCAACCTGCAGGCGCGCGTCGGCGCCTTCTTCGCCGCCGAAAAGCTCGCCAGCATGGGCCAGGCCATCGCCGACGCGGTGACGGACCTGGTGGCCGAATACGCGAACGCGCTGTCGGCGGCGCAGCGGCTGGAGCTGCTGGCTGGCCTCAAGCAGTCGCTGGCGAAGGGCTTGCGCCAGCAGGACGTGGCCAACGACCTGAAGAACGCGCTGGTGGCCTCCGTGAGCCAGCTGCTGCGCCGCATCGAGGAAGAGCGCGCCCAGGACCTGGTGCGCCTGAAGGACTACCCGCAGGCCTTCCCGGTGGCGCGGGCCCTGGACCGCACGATCCACTTCCGCCTGGGGCCGACCAATTCGGGCAAGACGCACGACGCGCTGGAGGCGCTGAAGAAGGCGGCGTCCGGGGTGTACCTGGCGCCCCTGCGCTTGCTGGCCATGGAAATCCGCGACCGCCTGGTCGCCCAGGGCATCCCCTGCAACCTGCTCACCGGCGAAGAGCACGACCGCATGGAGGGCGCGCAGCACACCGCCTGCACCGTGGAGATGATGAACCCCGAGCACGAGGTGGAAGTCGCCGTCGTCGACGAGATCCAGATGCTGCTGGACCCCGGCCGCGGCTGGGCCTGGACGTCCGCCCTGGTCGGCGCGCCGGCCCGGGACGTCTACGTGTGCGGCGCCGACACCGTGCACCAGCGCTGCGTGGAGGTGCTGGACGCCATCGGCGAGCGCCACGAGACGGTGGTGCTGGAGCGCAAGACGCCGCTGGTGCTGGAGAACGGCCCGGTGGACAGCCGCCGCGGGCGCCGGCATGCCGATGCCGGCCTGCAGCCGGGGGACGCCGTCATCGCGTTCTCCCGCAAGGACGTCCTGACCCTGAGCGCGCGCTACCGCGAGCAGGGGCTGTCGGTGGCGACCATCTACGGCGCACTGGCGCCGGAGGTGCGGCGCACGGAGTCGGAGCGCTTTGCCAGTGGCGAAGCGGATGTGGTGGTGGCCACCGACGCCATCGGCATGGGCCTGAACCTGCCGGTGCGGCGCGTCATCTTTTCGACGGTGCACAAGTTCGACGGCGTGCAGACGCGCGCGCTGAACGCCGCCGAGGTGCAGCAGATTGCCGGCCGCGCGGGGCGCTTCGGGATGCACGACGAAGGCCGGGTGAGCGCCCTGGACCGGGAGGACCTGCCGCACGTGCGCCGCATGCTAGTCGAGGCGCAGCCGCGGATGCGCTCCGCGCTGGCCATCGCGCCCAGCCCGTGGCACGTCGACGCGCTGGCGCAGTTGCTCGGCACGCAGCAGGTGGCGCCCATCCTTTCGTACTTCGCCTCGCGCATCGCGGCCAAGGGCTCGCTGTTCGAGACGGCCGCCCTGGAGGAGCAGCTGGGCCTGGCGCGGGTGGTGGACCGGATGGCCGGCAAGCTGGCGCTGGCCGACAAGTTCACTTTCAGCTGCGCGCCCATCTCGCACGACAAGGAAAACGAGCTCGCCTACTTCGAGACCTGCCTGCTCGCATTCGTGAAGGGGCGCACGCTGCAGCTGCCGCGCCCCGCGGGCTGGCTGCGGGATCGCGAACCCGGTTTCCTGGAGGAAGCGGAGTTCCTGAGCAAGGACGTGAGTCTCTACGCCTGGCTCTCGTACAAGTTTCCGCAGGTGTACCGCGATGGCGAGGCCGTGCCGGAGCTGCGCGAGCGCCTGAGCCGCTACATCGAGCGCGAACTGCTGCGCCAGAACGGCTTCGGCATGACGGCCAAGGAAGCGTTCCGCAGCCGCCAGCGGCGCTAG
- a CDS encoding glycosyltransferase family 4 protein: MRILTVGYGAAGYGFGRVLRALVSAWLPQHEVSHFEMGGAADPDFPCVVAGRLAPEDRSGFRALAAQAAASQPDLVFLYLEAFPAARAVHALKAAAPAVPVVVYCPIDHEFHVDASLAPLGQADRLCVFTDFAARYLEQVLRSLGAFDRPTCVVPHGIDLQRFAPLASEPASARRMARATLFASRPHLHDAFIVLNANRNQPRKRLDLTIDAFARFARGKEDAYLYFHAGMRDQGCRLLPHAERRGIAERLLFTRWDAEHPRVTDPHLNLIYGACDVGVNTAVGEGWGLVAFEHAATGAAQIVPDHTGCGDAWRGHALLAASTAREDPALGTLHEVDPGALAAQFELLYGNARLRESWSARALEHVRRNGESWPQVAQRFEAIFSDLRTCAPSSPS, encoded by the coding sequence ATGCGGATCCTCACGGTCGGCTACGGCGCCGCAGGCTATGGTTTCGGCCGCGTGCTGCGGGCGCTCGTCTCCGCCTGGCTGCCGCAGCACGAGGTCTCGCACTTCGAGATGGGCGGCGCCGCGGATCCCGACTTTCCATGCGTGGTGGCAGGACGGCTGGCGCCCGAGGACAGGTCGGGCTTCCGTGCGCTGGCGGCGCAGGCGGCGGCCAGCCAGCCAGACCTCGTCTTCCTGTACCTCGAAGCCTTTCCCGCGGCCCGGGCTGTGCACGCCCTCAAGGCGGCCGCGCCGGCCGTGCCCGTCGTCGTCTATTGCCCCATCGACCACGAGTTCCACGTCGACGCCTCGCTGGCGCCACTGGGGCAGGCCGACCGGCTCTGCGTCTTCACCGACTTCGCGGCGCGCTACCTGGAGCAGGTGCTGCGCTCGCTGGGCGCTTTCGACAGGCCCACCTGCGTCGTGCCCCACGGCATCGACCTGCAACGCTTCGCTCCCCTGGCGTCCGAGCCGGCCAGCGCCCGGCGCATGGCCAGGGCCACGCTGTTTGCGTCGCGGCCCCACCTGCACGACGCCTTCATCGTGCTGAACGCCAATCGCAACCAGCCCCGCAAGCGGCTGGACCTGACGATCGACGCCTTCGCCCGGTTCGCCAGGGGCAAGGAAGACGCCTACCTGTACTTCCATGCGGGCATGCGCGACCAGGGCTGCCGGCTGCTGCCGCATGCCGAGCGGCGCGGCATCGCCGAGCGCCTGCTGTTCACGCGCTGGGACGCAGAGCACCCGCGCGTCACCGACCCACACCTGAACCTGATCTACGGCGCCTGCGACGTCGGCGTGAACACCGCGGTTGGCGAGGGCTGGGGCCTGGTCGCATTCGAGCACGCGGCCACGGGCGCCGCCCAGATCGTGCCGGACCACACGGGCTGCGGCGACGCCTGGAGGGGGCACGCGCTGCTGGCGGCGTCCACCGCTCGCGAGGACCCGGCGCTGGGTACGCTGCACGAGGTCGACCCGGGCGCCCTGGCGGCGCAATTCGAGTTGCTGTATGGAAACGCGCGGCTGCGGGAAAGCTGGAGCGCCAGGGCGCTGGAACACGTGCGCCGCAACGGGGAATCCTGGCCCCAGGTGGCGCAGCGTTTCGAAGCGATCTTCTCGGACCTGCGGACGTGCGCGCCATCCAGCCCATCCTGA
- a CDS encoding substrate-binding domain-containing protein, whose protein sequence is MHEVTIKPEWIIRQAGGESLPRRLVELLVKVHELGSLAAACKATGVSYRYAWELLRQGETLFGEALIVMERGKGSKLTMLGEKLVWAEKRIVARLAPLLASLASELSAEIEKARSPSPGLLRIHASHGFSIQLLHDFLAAASVANELKYLSSLEAVVSLHNGECDVAGFHVPVGEFEADVLQHYGRWLNARSLKVISIVTRRQGFMVARGNPKEIYRAGDLARPGVNFINRQPGSGTRLLLELLLRKDGVAPASIKGYERCEYTHAAVAAFVASGMADVGYGVETPARQFKLDFIPSQTERYCLICHEKTLAAPALQQVLAVLRSTKYKTAVNQLPGYKVQKAGVVTDLRDAFGYSSTTRGK, encoded by the coding sequence ATGCACGAGGTCACGATCAAGCCGGAATGGATCATCCGCCAGGCGGGTGGCGAGTCGCTGCCGCGGCGGCTGGTCGAACTGCTGGTGAAGGTGCACGAGCTGGGCAGCCTGGCGGCCGCCTGCAAGGCCACCGGCGTCTCCTACCGCTACGCCTGGGAGCTCCTGCGCCAGGGCGAAACGCTGTTCGGCGAGGCGCTGATCGTGATGGAGCGCGGCAAGGGCTCGAAGCTCACCATGCTCGGCGAAAAGCTGGTGTGGGCGGAAAAGCGCATCGTCGCCCGGCTGGCGCCGCTGCTCGCCTCGCTCGCTTCGGAACTCAGCGCCGAGATCGAGAAAGCCCGTTCGCCTTCACCGGGCCTGCTTCGCATCCATGCCAGCCACGGCTTCTCGATCCAGCTGCTGCACGACTTCCTCGCCGCGGCCAGCGTCGCCAACGAGCTGAAGTACCTGAGCAGCCTGGAGGCGGTCGTCTCGCTCCACAACGGCGAATGCGATGTCGCGGGCTTCCACGTTCCCGTGGGCGAGTTCGAGGCCGACGTGCTGCAGCACTATGGCCGGTGGCTCAACGCGCGCTCGCTGAAGGTCATCAGCATCGTCACGCGGCGCCAGGGCTTCATGGTGGCGCGCGGGAACCCGAAGGAGATCTACCGCGCCGGCGACCTGGCCCGGCCCGGCGTGAACTTCATCAACCGGCAGCCGGGGTCGGGCACGCGCCTGCTGCTGGAGCTGCTGCTGCGCAAGGATGGCGTGGCGCCCGCCAGCATCAAGGGCTACGAGCGCTGCGAATACACGCATGCGGCGGTGGCCGCCTTCGTGGCGAGCGGCATGGCCGACGTCGGCTACGGCGTGGAAACGCCCGCGCGCCAGTTCAAGCTCGATTTCATCCCCAGCCAGACCGAGCGCTACTGCCTGATCTGCCACGAGAAGACCCTGGCTGCGCCGGCGCTGCAGCAGGTGCTCGCCGTCCTGCGCAGCACGAAGTACAAGACGGCCGTGAACCAATTGCCTGGCTACAAGGTGCAGAAGGCCGGCGTGGTGACGGACCTGCGCGACGCCTTCGGCTACTCGAGCACCACCCGCGGAAAGTAG
- the msrA gene encoding peptide-methionine (S)-S-oxide reductase MsrA, with protein MNASASNPPRRRGVLQLLAGGSLVLGGGLLWQDPARSAEAAARIPPPAQDLPPAGGLQKAVFAGGCFWGVQGVYQHVKGVRNALSGYAGGTAPTAAYELVSRGNTGHAESVEVTYDPAQVSYGTLLQIFFAVAHDPTQLNRQGPDVGTQYRSAIFPASPAQRAVAQAYIAQLDAAHVYGKPIVTRLEDSRGFFAAEAYHQDYLTENPQQPYIAYNDLPKIEHLKQLFPERYQADPVLVKRSK; from the coding sequence ATGAACGCCAGCGCTTCGAATCCACCTCGCCGCCGCGGCGTCCTCCAGCTGCTGGCCGGCGGCTCGCTCGTTCTCGGCGGCGGGCTGCTGTGGCAGGACCCGGCGCGCTCGGCGGAGGCAGCCGCGCGCATCCCGCCGCCGGCGCAGGACCTGCCGCCTGCCGGCGGGCTGCAAAAGGCCGTCTTCGCGGGCGGCTGCTTCTGGGGCGTGCAGGGCGTCTACCAGCACGTGAAGGGCGTGCGCAACGCGCTCTCGGGCTACGCCGGCGGCACGGCGCCGACCGCCGCCTACGAGCTGGTGAGCCGGGGCAACACCGGGCATGCGGAGTCGGTCGAGGTCACCTACGACCCTGCGCAGGTGAGCTACGGCACGCTGCTGCAGATCTTCTTCGCCGTCGCGCACGATCCCACGCAGCTGAACCGGCAAGGCCCGGACGTGGGCACGCAATACCGATCCGCGATCTTCCCTGCCAGCCCGGCGCAGCGCGCGGTGGCGCAGGCCTATATCGCGCAGCTCGATGCAGCCCACGTCTACGGCAAGCCCATCGTGACGCGGCTGGAAGACAGCCGCGGCTTCTTCGCCGCGGAGGCCTACCACCAGGACTACCTGACGGAGAACCCGCAGCAGCCCTACATCGCGTACAACGACCTGCCGAAGATCGAGCACCTGAAGCAGCTGTTCCCGGAGCGCTACCAGGCCGACCCGGTGCTGGTGAAGCGGTCGAAGTAG
- a CDS encoding aldehyde dehydrogenase family protein yields the protein MNARTDLPTHDLLIAGRRVAARDRAYSTTLDPATEQPIAYVAQGTAEDADRAVAAARAALPAWSGMRAADRGRILYRLAELLRAHEEELIALESLDGGKPLAAVRRQDVPAAIDTLAYYAGWADKINGQVVPARPGALTYTVREPVGVVAAIVPWNFPLMIGMWKIAPALACGCTLVVKPAELTPLSALRLAELALEAGVPEGVFNVVTGSGSVVGEALVHHPDVDKVTFTGSPGVGRRIMQGAAGNFKRVTLELGGKSANLVFANADLDAAVRAAASGIFFNAGQVCSAGSRILVQDAVYDEVVERLAQRASTIRVGSPRESSTAMGPLISGKQMQTVLDYIAIGRSEGAKLAAGGARVGDQGYFVAPTVLADVKHEMRVSQEEIFGPVASVIRFRDEADAIRIANGTQFSLAAGVWSADIGRVHRVANALKAGTVWINTYGYTDVRLPWGGARDSGLGREHGEAALENFTEPKAIWLATA from the coding sequence ATGAACGCCCGCACCGACCTCCCCACCCACGACCTGCTGATCGCCGGCCGGCGGGTCGCAGCCCGCGACCGCGCCTACTCCACCACGCTCGATCCGGCCACGGAACAGCCCATTGCCTACGTCGCGCAAGGCACCGCCGAGGACGCCGACCGCGCGGTCGCCGCCGCGCGCGCAGCGCTCCCCGCGTGGAGCGGCATGCGCGCCGCCGACCGTGGACGCATCCTTTACCGGCTGGCGGAGCTGCTGCGCGCGCACGAAGAGGAACTGATCGCGCTGGAAAGCCTGGATGGCGGCAAGCCGCTGGCCGCGGTGCGCCGCCAGGACGTGCCCGCCGCCATCGACACCCTCGCCTACTACGCGGGCTGGGCCGACAAGATCAACGGCCAGGTGGTCCCCGCGCGGCCCGGCGCATTGACCTACACGGTGCGCGAACCCGTGGGTGTCGTCGCGGCCATCGTGCCCTGGAACTTCCCGCTGATGATCGGCATGTGGAAGATCGCGCCGGCGCTGGCCTGCGGCTGCACGCTGGTGGTGAAGCCGGCGGAGCTGACGCCGCTGTCGGCCTTGCGGCTGGCCGAACTCGCGCTGGAGGCCGGCGTGCCGGAGGGCGTGTTCAACGTGGTGACCGGCTCGGGCAGCGTGGTGGGCGAGGCGCTCGTCCACCATCCCGACGTCGACAAGGTCACCTTCACCGGCTCGCCCGGGGTCGGCCGGCGCATCATGCAGGGCGCGGCCGGCAACTTCAAGCGGGTGACGCTGGAGCTGGGTGGCAAGTCCGCCAACCTGGTCTTTGCCAACGCCGACCTCGATGCCGCAGTGCGCGCGGCCGCGTCCGGCATCTTCTTCAACGCCGGACAGGTCTGTTCGGCGGGCTCGCGCATCCTGGTCCAGGACGCCGTGTACGACGAGGTGGTGGAGCGGCTCGCGCAGCGCGCGAGCACCATCCGCGTCGGCAGCCCGCGGGAGAGCAGCACGGCGATGGGACCGCTCATCTCGGGCAAGCAGATGCAGACGGTGCTGGATTACATAGCCATCGGGCGGAGCGAAGGCGCGAAGCTCGCGGCGGGTGGCGCGCGCGTGGGCGACCAGGGCTACTTCGTCGCGCCGACCGTGCTGGCCGACGTGAAGCACGAGATGCGCGTGTCGCAGGAGGAGATCTTCGGCCCGGTCGCCAGCGTCATCCGCTTCCGCGACGAGGCCGACGCCATCCGCATCGCCAACGGCACGCAGTTCAGCCTGGCGGCCGGGGTCTGGAGCGCCGACATCGGCCGGGTGCATCGCGTGGCCAACGCCTTGAAGGCCGGCACGGTGTGGATCAACACCTACGGCTACACGGACGTGCGCCTGCCCTGGGGCGGCGCCCGCGATTCCGGGCTGGGGCGCGAGCACGGCGAGGCCGCGCTCGAGAACTTCACGGAGCCGAAGGCGATCTGGCTGGCGACGGCGTAG
- a CDS encoding SDR family NAD(P)-dependent oxidoreductase has translation MDLGLKGKRALVTGGTKGIGRAIADTFAAEGASVSVCARNAGEVEDAVAALRKKDVPAFGRALDVADANALESWVRASAAALDGIDVLVCNVSALAVGDSPESWAKSFATDMMHTVNAVATAVPFLEKSDCGSIVLISSVSGFEVDFAAGSYGATKAALIHYAKGLSRKLVDQNIRVNCVSPGNTYFDGGIWQNIEKGMPDLFASTLKVNPTHRFGTPQEVANGVVFIASPAASRISGANLVIDGALTVAV, from the coding sequence ATGGACCTCGGACTCAAGGGCAAGCGGGCACTCGTCACCGGCGGCACCAAGGGCATCGGCCGGGCCATCGCCGATACCTTCGCCGCGGAAGGCGCCAGTGTCTCGGTCTGCGCGCGCAACGCCGGCGAGGTGGAAGACGCGGTCGCCGCGCTGAGGAAGAAGGACGTGCCGGCCTTCGGCCGCGCGCTCGACGTCGCCGACGCCAACGCCCTGGAGAGCTGGGTCCGGGCCAGCGCCGCGGCGCTGGACGGCATCGACGTGCTGGTGTGCAACGTCAGCGCCCTGGCCGTCGGCGACTCGCCCGAGAGCTGGGCCAAGTCCTTTGCCACCGACATGATGCACACGGTCAATGCAGTGGCCACCGCGGTGCCTTTCCTCGAGAAGTCGGACTGCGGCTCCATCGTGCTCATCTCCAGCGTCTCGGGCTTCGAGGTCGACTTTGCCGCAGGCTCCTATGGCGCCACCAAGGCGGCGCTGATCCACTACGCCAAGGGCCTGAGCCGCAAGCTGGTCGACCAGAACATCCGCGTCAACTGCGTGTCGCCGGGCAACACCTACTTCGACGGCGGCATCTGGCAGAACATCGAGAAAGGCATGCCCGACCTGTTCGCGTCCACGCTCAAGGTCAACCCGACGCACAGGTTCGGCACGCCGCAGGAGGTGGCCAACGGCGTGGTGTTCATCGCCAGCCCCGCCGCCAGCCGCATCTCCGGCGCCAACCTGGTGATCGACGGCGCGCTCACCGTCGCCGTCTGA